The following are encoded together in the Thalassomonas haliotis genome:
- the ubiE gene encoding bifunctional demethylmenaquinone methyltransferase/2-methoxy-6-polyprenyl-1,4-benzoquinol methylase UbiE, translating to MSSSNPDHQQHKQDSTTHFGYKTVEKNDKASMVAGVFHSVAKQYDVMNDLMSFGVHRLWKRFTIDASGVRPGNKVLDLAGGTGDLTAKFSQLVGKQGKVILADINSSMLNVGRDKLRDRGLVQNIEYVQANAEALPFEENTFDLVTIAFGLRNVTDKDKALRSIYSVLKPGGRLLVLEFSKPEHELLNKAYDFYSFNILPKMGELVAKDGDSYQYLAESIRMHPDQETLKGMMENAGFEQAGYKNLTGGIVALHKGYKF from the coding sequence ATGTCATCATCAAACCCAGATCATCAGCAACACAAGCAGGACAGCACCACACATTTTGGTTACAAAACCGTCGAGAAAAATGACAAGGCCTCTATGGTGGCCGGTGTTTTTCATTCGGTAGCCAAGCAATATGATGTGATGAATGATCTTATGTCATTTGGCGTTCATCGTTTATGGAAACGTTTTACCATAGATGCCAGCGGCGTACGTCCGGGTAATAAAGTACTGGATTTAGCCGGCGGCACCGGCGATTTAACCGCCAAATTCTCCCAGCTGGTGGGTAAGCAGGGCAAAGTTATCCTCGCCGATATCAACAGCTCTATGCTTAATGTCGGTCGCGATAAGTTGCGTGACCGCGGTTTGGTGCAAAATATCGAATACGTCCAGGCCAATGCCGAAGCCCTGCCGTTTGAAGAAAATACCTTTGACCTAGTTACTATCGCCTTCGGCCTGCGCAATGTCACCGATAAAGACAAGGCCCTGCGCTCTATCTATTCGGTGCTAAAACCCGGCGGCCGTTTGCTGGTACTGGAATTTTCCAAACCTGAGCACGAACTGCTGAACAAGGCCTATGATTTCTATTCCTTTAATATTTTACCGAAAATGGGTGAGCTGGTAGCCAAAGACGGCGACAGCTATCAGTACCTGGCGGAATCTATCCGCATGCATCCGGATCAGGAAACCCTCAAAGGCATGATGGAAAACGCAGGTTTTGAGCAGGCCGGTTATAAAAACCTTACCGGCGGCATAGTCGCCCTGCATAAAGGTTATAAGTTCTGA
- a CDS encoding ubiquinone biosynthesis accessory factor UbiJ: protein MSILMPAQTLSATLELVINKALALNIHGNSQLDKLAGQTLTLNLSELDFPLSFTVAGKQLMVTGIRERADCEINTGIKTLLRLKKEQALTQLIKEDLLDIQGDLKVAQGFAAVADNLEIDWQSELARYIGDVATHKLVATGRTIREKFAFAARQIQSDAGEYLVHEQKLAVTGSQLSHFNEQVSSLAAQTQALTARVQNMAGQLQTKPSAGTNK from the coding sequence ATGAGTATCCTGATGCCGGCACAAACCTTAAGCGCCACACTTGAACTTGTGATCAATAAAGCACTGGCGCTTAATATTCATGGCAACAGCCAGCTGGATAAGTTGGCCGGGCAAACCCTGACCCTGAACTTAAGCGAGCTGGATTTCCCGCTCAGTTTTACCGTGGCCGGCAAGCAGCTCATGGTGACCGGCATCAGGGAAAGGGCAGATTGCGAAATCAATACCGGTATCAAAACCTTGTTGCGGCTGAAAAAAGAGCAGGCATTAACTCAACTTATTAAAGAAGATTTACTGGATATCCAGGGAGATCTTAAAGTCGCCCAGGGCTTTGCCGCTGTCGCGGATAACCTGGAGATCGACTGGCAAAGCGAATTGGCCCGCTATATCGGCGATGTTGCCACCCATAAGCTGGTAGCAACCGGCCGGACCATCCGGGAAAAGTTCGCTTTCGCCGCCCGGCAAATCCAGTCGGATGCCGGTGAATACCTGGTACATGAGCAGAAATTAGCGGTAACCGGCAGCCAGCTGAGTCATTTTAACGAGCAGGTAAGCAGCTTAGCCGCACAAACCCAAGCCTTAACAGCACGCGTCCAAAACATGGCCGGGCAACTGCAAACCAAGCCAAGCGCCGGCACAAACAAATAA
- the ubiB gene encoding ubiquinone biosynthesis regulatory protein kinase UbiB, translating into MNSHRLYQILKTFLQYGLDELLPKQALPWYVRLFRHSLFWLRNKHKDKPVALRFRLAIESLGPVFIKFGQMLSTRRDLLPPDFADELAALQDQVLPFDGEQAKQIIIAAMGEEAFNLHFGDFDATPLASASIAQVHTASFYPDGKAGQGRDVVLKVLRPGISKTILADIKVMAMFAAIVARWLPDGKRLRPKEVVAEYRKTILDELDLMREAANAIQLKRNFEQGRSSDKVLYVPGIYSEYCHKNVLVMERIYGIGVGEIEALHQKQVNMKLLAERGVEVFFTQVFRDSFFHADMHPGNVFVDATTPEDPTWIAIDCGIVGTLNREDKRYLAENFVAFFNRDYRKVAQLHVDSGWVPYETSVDEFEFAIRTVCEPIFNKPLAEISFGQVLVNLFNTARRFNMEVQPQLVLLQKTLLYIEGLGRQLYPQLDLWQTAKPFLESWVKQQMGPKAIFTKVRENLPFWNEKLPEMPDLVYDYLKAGKDSQIQQAQLINQLNRQQEHNSQKLLYAVFSGALIISATLLFIENNTLPALILAGAGAVMALLALKKKPAID; encoded by the coding sequence GTGAACAGCCATCGTCTTTACCAGATACTGAAAACCTTTTTACAATACGGCTTAGACGAGCTGTTGCCAAAGCAGGCCCTGCCCTGGTATGTGCGTCTGTTCCGCCATTCCCTGTTCTGGTTAAGGAACAAGCATAAAGACAAGCCGGTTGCGCTGAGGTTCCGCCTGGCGATTGAATCCCTGGGGCCGGTATTTATTAAATTCGGTCAGATGTTATCTACCCGCCGCGATTTATTGCCGCCGGACTTTGCCGATGAGCTGGCGGCGCTGCAGGATCAGGTATTACCGTTTGACGGCGAGCAGGCCAAACAGATTATCATTGCCGCCATGGGGGAAGAGGCTTTTAATCTTCACTTCGGCGACTTTGACGCGACCCCGCTGGCATCCGCCTCTATCGCCCAGGTGCATACCGCCAGCTTTTATCCCGACGGCAAAGCAGGCCAGGGCCGGGATGTGGTACTTAAGGTCCTGCGCCCCGGCATCAGTAAAACCATTCTCGCCGACATCAAGGTAATGGCCATGTTTGCCGCCATCGTCGCCCGCTGGTTGCCGGACGGTAAACGCCTGCGTCCGAAAGAAGTGGTGGCGGAATACCGCAAAACCATCCTGGATGAACTGGACTTAATGCGCGAAGCCGCCAATGCCATCCAGCTGAAACGTAACTTCGAACAAGGCAGATCCAGCGATAAGGTCTTGTATGTACCCGGTATTTATAGCGAATACTGCCATAAAAATGTCCTGGTCATGGAACGCATCTATGGCATAGGGGTCGGTGAAATCGAGGCCCTGCACCAAAAACAGGTCAATATGAAATTATTGGCGGAGCGCGGTGTGGAAGTATTTTTTACCCAGGTCTTTCGCGACAGCTTCTTCCATGCCGATATGCACCCGGGCAATGTTTTCGTTGATGCCACCACGCCCGAAGATCCCACCTGGATCGCCATCGACTGCGGTATCGTCGGCACATTAAACCGGGAAGATAAACGTTACCTGGCGGAAAACTTTGTCGCCTTTTTTAACCGGGATTACCGTAAGGTGGCCCAACTGCATGTAGATTCCGGTTGGGTGCCCTATGAAACCAGTGTCGACGAATTTGAATTTGCCATCCGCACTGTTTGTGAGCCGATTTTCAACAAACCGCTGGCGGAGATCTCCTTCGGCCAGGTGCTGGTGAACCTGTTTAATACCGCCCGGCGCTTTAATATGGAAGTACAGCCCCAGCTGGTGCTGCTGCAAAAAACCTTGCTTTATATCGAAGGCCTGGGACGCCAGCTCTATCCGCAACTGGATTTATGGCAAACCGCCAAGCCGTTTCTGGAAAGCTGGGTTAAACAACAAATGGGACCAAAAGCCATTTTCACTAAGGTCAGGGAAAACCTGCCGTTCTGGAATGAAAAGCTGCCGGAAATGCCGGATCTGGTCTATGACTACCTAAAAGCCGGTAAAGACAGCCAGATACAACAAGCGCAACTGATCAACCAACTTAACCGCCAGCAGGAACACAACAGCCAAAAATTGCTGTACGCAGTTTTTTCCGGCGCCCTGATCATCAGTGCTACCTTATTATTTATCGAAAACAATACTTTGCCGGCATTGATACTGGCGGGTGCTGGTGCTGTGATGGCCTTGCTGGCGCTAAAGAAAAAACCAGCCATCGATTAA
- a CDS encoding GNAT family N-acetyltransferase: MIQVLPRLTTENLQITVLQPGDYALLQDYYRENEQHLAPWEPLRETDYHQGPEVQKRLTRALTGFNQGRELHFAACWPGENEIVALATYSHLIHGPFQACYLGYSVAKKYQGRGLMAEMLIATNAFVFEQLGMHRIMANYMPENIRSERLLQRLGFEKEGLAKSYLKIAGQWRDHILTAKINPAEMD, encoded by the coding sequence ATGATACAGGTCCTGCCGAGACTGACCACGGAAAATTTGCAGATCACTGTGCTGCAGCCGGGAGATTATGCCCTGCTGCAAGACTATTATCGGGAAAACGAGCAGCACCTGGCACCCTGGGAGCCGCTCAGGGAAACGGATTATCACCAGGGGCCTGAGGTGCAAAAAAGGCTGACCCGGGCGTTAACCGGCTTTAACCAGGGCCGGGAGCTGCATTTTGCCGCCTGTTGGCCGGGAGAAAATGAAATTGTCGCCCTGGCCACCTACAGTCATTTGATCCACGGGCCGTTCCAGGCCTGTTACCTCGGCTATTCTGTCGCCAAGAAATATCAGGGGCGGGGGCTGATGGCTGAAATGCTGATTGCCACCAATGCCTTTGTTTTCGAGCAGCTGGGCATGCACAGGATTATGGCCAACTACATGCCTGAAAATATCCGCAGTGAGCGTTTGCTACAGCGGCTTGGCTTTGAAAAAGAAGGACTGGCCAAATCTTATCTGAAGATTGCCGGTCAGTGGCGGGATCATATTCTGACGGCAAAAATCAATCCGGCGGAAATGGACTGA
- the rep gene encoding DNA helicase Rep has translation MKLNPGQNEAVKYVSGPCLVLAGAGSGKTGVICQKIAYLIQKCDYKARNIAAVTFTNKAAREMKERVSKMLGRELTRGLTVSTFHSLGLDIVRREIKTLGYKPGFTLFDDQDTLALLKELTEQELDGDKDLLNKLQGMISNWKNDLLLPDGALKTAGDADAALYAEFYARYQKHMKAYNALDFDDLILIPTLLLRNYPEVRQRWQNKIRYMLVDEYQDTNASQYEFVKLITGERGRLTVVGDDDQSIYSWRGAKPENLVQLGKDFPGLKLIKLEQNYRSSGRILKCANILIANNPHVYDKALFSELAYGLELRVVQTKNEENEVERLVGELIGHRFQNKSQFKDYAVLYRGNHQSRLLEKAMMTNRIPYKISGGTSFFSRSEIKDIMAYLRVLVNPDDDNAFLRIVNVPRREIGPTTLEKLGSYANMRQISMFAASFELGLEQHLTGRGLASVQRFTRWIVETADNAERGDTAAVLRSMIREINYEDWLYDTSPSAKAAEMRMKNVTQLFSWVTEMLAGGELDEPMTLPQIVTRLTLRDMMERNEEEDMADQVQLMTLHASKGLEFPYVFLIGMEEGLLPHQTSVDEGNVEEERRLAYVGITRAQRELIFTYARERRQFGEVARTEPSRFLYELPQDDLNWESGRNQPTAEQKQEKGKAGVANLRAMLKAKSEKN, from the coding sequence ATGAAACTTAATCCCGGACAAAATGAAGCGGTAAAATATGTTAGCGGCCCTTGCCTGGTACTGGCGGGCGCCGGCAGTGGTAAAACCGGGGTTATTTGTCAGAAAATAGCCTATCTGATCCAAAAATGTGACTACAAGGCGAGAAATATTGCCGCGGTAACCTTTACCAATAAGGCCGCCCGGGAAATGAAAGAGCGGGTCAGTAAAATGCTTGGCCGCGAGCTGACCCGGGGATTAACGGTGTCAACTTTCCACTCCCTGGGCCTGGATATCGTGCGCCGTGAAATTAAAACTCTGGGTTATAAGCCGGGTTTTACCCTGTTTGATGACCAGGATACCCTGGCGCTGTTAAAGGAACTCACCGAACAGGAACTCGACGGCGATAAGGACCTGCTAAATAAATTACAGGGCATGATCTCCAACTGGAAAAATGACCTGTTGTTGCCGGACGGGGCATTAAAAACTGCCGGTGATGCCGATGCCGCCTTATATGCCGAGTTTTATGCCCGTTACCAGAAGCATATGAAGGCTTATAACGCCCTGGATTTTGATGATCTGATCCTTATTCCGACCTTATTGCTGCGCAACTATCCGGAAGTACGCCAGCGCTGGCAAAATAAAATCCGTTATATGCTGGTGGACGAATACCAGGATACCAATGCCAGCCAGTATGAATTTGTTAAGCTGATCACCGGCGAGCGTGGCCGCTTAACTGTGGTGGGAGACGATGATCAGTCTATCTATTCTTGGCGCGGGGCAAAACCGGAAAACCTGGTGCAGCTAGGTAAGGACTTCCCCGGTTTGAAGCTGATCAAGCTAGAGCAAAACTACCGCTCCAGCGGCCGTATTCTCAAATGCGCCAATATATTGATCGCCAACAACCCCCATGTGTATGACAAGGCGCTGTTTAGCGAGCTGGCTTACGGGCTGGAATTACGGGTGGTGCAGACCAAAAATGAAGAAAATGAAGTGGAACGCCTGGTGGGGGAGCTGATCGGCCACAGGTTCCAGAATAAAAGTCAGTTTAAGGATTATGCGGTCTTGTACCGGGGCAACCACCAGTCGCGTTTATTGGAAAAGGCGATGATGACCAACCGTATTCCCTATAAGATCAGCGGCGGCACTTCCTTTTTTTCCCGCAGTGAAATCAAGGACATCATGGCCTATTTACGTGTGCTGGTGAATCCCGACGACGATAATGCCTTTTTGCGTATCGTGAATGTGCCGCGCCGTGAAATTGGCCCGACTACCTTGGAAAAATTGGGCAGCTACGCCAATATGCGCCAGATCAGTATGTTTGCCGCCAGCTTTGAACTGGGTTTGGAACAGCACCTGACCGGGCGTGGCCTGGCCAGTGTCCAGCGCTTTACCCGCTGGATTGTCGAAACCGCCGACAATGCCGAGCGCGGTGATACCGCTGCGGTACTGCGCTCGATGATCCGGGAAATTAACTATGAAGACTGGTTATACGATACTTCTCCCAGCGCCAAGGCCGCGGAAATGCGCATGAAAAATGTCACCCAGTTATTTAGCTGGGTCACGGAAATGCTGGCAGGCGGTGAACTGGATGAGCCTATGACCTTACCGCAAATCGTCACCCGCTTGACCTTACGGGATATGATGGAGCGCAACGAAGAAGAGGATATGGCGGACCAGGTGCAGCTGATGACCCTGCATGCCTCTAAAGGGCTGGAGTTTCCCTATGTATTTTTGATCGGCATGGAAGAAGGCCTGTTGCCCCACCAAACCAGTGTTGATGAAGGCAATGTTGAAGAAGAGCGTCGCCTGGCTTATGTCGGCATTACCCGGGCGCAGCGGGAGCTGATTTTTACCTATGCCAGGGAGCGCAGGCAATTCGGTGAAGTGGCCCGTACCGAGCCGAGCCGTTTCTTATACGAATTGCCGCAGGACGATCTCAACTGGGAAAGTGGCAGGAATCAGCCCACTGCCGAGCAAAAACAGGAAAAAGGCAAAGCCGGGGTCGCCAATTTACGGGCTATGCTTAAAGCGAAAAGCGAGAAAAACTAG
- the ubiK gene encoding ubiquinone biosynthesis accessory factor UbiK, whose protein sequence is MLNAKKIEEIARQVTDSIPPGLKTIANDFEDKTKTVLQRKLSQLDVVTREEFDVQTQVLIKTRAQLNMLENKIAELEASLQEKKTAHPLENSPENNQAGEA, encoded by the coding sequence ATGTTAAACGCTAAAAAAATTGAAGAAATAGCCCGTCAGGTCACGGATTCCATCCCGCCGGGATTAAAGACCATAGCCAACGACTTCGAAGATAAGACCAAAACCGTCTTGCAACGTAAATTGTCTCAATTAGATGTGGTCACCCGGGAAGAATTTGATGTGCAAACCCAGGTATTAATTAAAACCCGCGCCCAGCTGAACATGTTGGAAAATAAGATTGCCGAGCTTGAAGCCAGCCTGCAAGAGAAAAAAACAGCACATCCGCTGGAGAACAGCCCTGAGAATAACCAAGCAGGAGAAGCATAA
- a CDS encoding helix-turn-helix domain-containing protein: protein MTLGEQFKQLRHELGLSQPELAELAGIEQSYLSKLENDKSVPSNEIFRSLLKAFNLELSQFLKRFDLNTCRGQLSRIPDIDNWLNRQQLQQGQRQRRYLYACSGLIVLAVTLFYAGFSTLLFSEVRYQYESQGVVLPGEPKDIFRSWSRLIAESGEEHRRLHLKKKIEMAQRKDVKYQLIREHLGPHFTEQVSGGIRVYQLDKQEQVPRFINALLQILAVLLFSAGIMGFVLERKLFKH from the coding sequence ATGACACTCGGTGAACAATTCAAACAACTCAGGCATGAGCTGGGATTAAGCCAACCGGAATTGGCGGAGCTGGCGGGAATAGAACAATCTTATTTATCCAAGCTGGAAAATGATAAGTCGGTGCCGTCCAACGAGATTTTCAGAAGTTTACTTAAGGCCTTTAACCTGGAACTAAGCCAGTTCCTGAAACGTTTTGATCTAAACACCTGCCGGGGGCAATTAAGCCGGATCCCGGATATTGACAACTGGCTGAATCGCCAGCAACTACAACAGGGGCAACGGCAGCGGCGTTATTTATATGCCTGCAGTGGCCTGATAGTGCTGGCGGTTACCTTGTTTTACGCCGGTTTCAGTACTCTGCTGTTCAGTGAAGTGCGTTACCAGTATGAGTCCCAGGGGGTGGTGCTGCCCGGTGAGCCCAAAGATATTTTCAGAAGTTGGTCCAGGCTGATAGCAGAGAGCGGTGAAGAGCATCGCAGGCTTCACCTTAAGAAAAAAATAGAAATGGCGCAGCGCAAGGATGTCAAATACCAGTTAATCCGGGAGCATTTAGGGCCGCATTTCACCGAGCAGGTCAGCGGCGGTATTCGTGTCTACCAGTTAGATAAGCAAGAGCAGGTGCCGAGATTTATCAATGCCTTACTACAAATCTTAGCGGTGTTATTGTTCTCTGCGGGCATTATGGGCTTTGTGCTGGAAAGGAAACTGTTTAAACATTAA
- a CDS encoding LysE family transporter, translating to MDLFTGLLLITSIHLLAAASPGPDFVLVSQQTLRHGKKTGLLISLGITLGLSIHIVYSAFGLAAVIANSAMALWAIKILGGGYLLYLGYQGLKSKAQPQSATDTQPEPEQSTRPGSAKSIGSGFLCNALNPKAPVYFVSLFTLVLSPDMPLYQIAVYGVWMMVIQLGWFSSVVLLLSRPKVNAGFQRFGHWIDRVLGGAMIALGLKLLTSKIN from the coding sequence ATGGATTTATTTACCGGATTATTATTGATCACCTCAATACATCTGTTGGCGGCGGCTTCTCCCGGGCCTGACTTTGTCCTGGTTTCCCAACAAACCCTGCGCCATGGTAAAAAGACCGGCCTGCTGATCAGCCTTGGCATTACTTTAGGCCTGTCGATTCATATCGTTTATTCTGCCTTTGGCCTGGCGGCTGTGATTGCCAACTCTGCCATGGCCTTGTGGGCAATTAAAATTCTCGGCGGCGGCTATTTGTTATATCTGGGGTACCAGGGGCTAAAATCAAAAGCCCAGCCACAAAGTGCTACTGATACGCAACCAGAGCCGGAGCAAAGCACCCGTCCGGGTTCGGCAAAAAGCATAGGGTCAGGTTTTTTATGCAATGCCCTCAATCCCAAGGCTCCGGTTTATTTTGTTTCCCTTTTTACTTTAGTGTTATCACCGGATATGCCTTTATATCAAATTGCGGTATACGGTGTCTGGATGATGGTGATCCAGCTGGGCTGGTTTTCCAGCGTGGTGCTGTTGCTTTCCAGGCCTAAGGTCAATGCCGGTTTTCAACGTTTTGGCCATTGGATAGACAGGGTTTTAGGCGGCGCCATGATTGCTTTGGGGTTAAAACTGCTGACATCGAAAATTAATTAA
- a CDS encoding HlyD family secretion protein → MDNLFRPEVLEKKRHRLDGAVSLVQPPLFKSFALLMVFIVFISLVYLSIGSYTRKERVSGMLQPDSGLVKLTAPQSGIITQLLVQEGQAVQKDQPLLRITSEKHGAEGFELNQSLINQYQFQITTLEQQKSKQQTQHQLQITELENKLSNFKKRLQQLDLQKEIFDKRIAINKEIVLQVSTLAGTGYISDLELKKQKDSLLSLDQQASGIRSERLSINDQIEQIENQLAQLPIEQAKLSNQINTQLAETRLQLATIKQQRLGELRAPADGIISGLLAKTGKSVLTNQNLLSILPDGSAMQAVIYVPTSAFGFINNGQKTRLRYHAFPYEKFGIYDGTISEISTSVILPDELETPGLINQPSYRVVVDLAHQNINAYGKEISLRSGMMLDADIIIEERSLLHWLFDPVLSIKGQL, encoded by the coding sequence ATGGATAACCTTTTCCGTCCCGAAGTATTAGAAAAAAAACGCCACAGACTGGACGGAGCCGTCAGCTTAGTTCAGCCGCCGCTGTTTAAATCCTTTGCCCTGCTAATGGTTTTTATCGTTTTCATTAGCCTGGTTTATCTCTCTATCGGCAGCTATACCCGCAAAGAAAGGGTCAGCGGCATGCTGCAGCCGGACAGCGGCCTGGTCAAATTAACCGCACCGCAATCGGGTATTATCACCCAGTTACTGGTACAGGAAGGCCAGGCGGTGCAAAAAGATCAGCCTTTGCTGCGCATCACCTCGGAAAAACATGGCGCCGAGGGCTTTGAACTGAACCAGTCACTGATCAACCAGTACCAGTTCCAGATCACCACTTTAGAACAGCAAAAAAGCAAGCAGCAAACCCAGCACCAGCTGCAGATCACTGAGCTGGAAAATAAGCTCAGTAATTTTAAAAAACGCCTGCAGCAGCTGGACCTGCAAAAAGAGATTTTCGACAAGCGTATCGCCATCAACAAAGAAATCGTGTTGCAGGTATCCACTTTGGCGGGCACGGGGTATATTTCCGATCTCGAACTGAAAAAACAAAAAGATTCCCTGTTGTCACTGGACCAGCAAGCTTCCGGCATCCGCTCGGAGCGATTGAGCATTAATGATCAAATTGAACAGATAGAGAACCAGCTGGCCCAATTGCCAATTGAACAGGCCAAGCTCAGCAACCAGATCAATACCCAACTGGCGGAAACCAGGCTGCAGCTGGCAACCATCAAACAACAGCGCCTCGGTGAATTAAGGGCGCCCGCCGACGGCATCATTTCCGGCTTACTGGCCAAAACGGGAAAATCGGTACTCACCAACCAGAACCTGCTGAGCATTCTGCCCGATGGCAGCGCCATGCAGGCGGTGATTTATGTGCCGACCTCGGCGTTTGGTTTTATCAACAACGGCCAGAAAACCCGGTTAAGATACCATGCCTTCCCTTATGAAAAGTTTGGTATTTATGACGGCACTATTTCAGAAATCAGCACCAGTGTGATTTTACCGGATGAGCTTGAGACCCCGGGACTGATCAATCAGCCTTCCTACCGTGTGGTAGTGGACCTGGCACATCAGAATATAAATGCCTATGGCAAAGAAATTTCCCTGCGCTCCGGCATGATGCTCGACGCCGATATTATTATCGAAGAGCGCTCGTTATTACACTGGTTATTCGATCCTGTGCTCAGCATTAAGGGCCAGTTATAA